Proteins encoded within one genomic window of Deferribacter autotrophicus:
- a CDS encoding RsmB/NOP family class I SAM-dependent RNA methyltransferase, with product MEMVEGINSLLKRIYHEKILARKIIDDFIREQNLSSKERRKVTDFLYDCIRFIGYVKNKNFNVTFNEISELKTKEFTLDKNTLINTFGFNEEIAEKIIKSIDSLDLFKLFLNRAPLTIRANMLKTTREKLLLEYSKKFKKYELKFTEFSPYGLQFDNHINVRALDKFKKGYFEIQDEASQLVTFIIPLKPGNNILDICAGAGGKSLSLASHFYNSVYIDAYDIDKKRLAILRQRARVSEAKINIVKKPKPFYYDVVLVDAPCSGLGTWRRDVDLNIRTTNSSLKKKIELQQNIFDNALNAAKKGGYIVYVTCSFLKDENEMQVDYFLNKYKNKIELIPVSEFLDPNYYSQLIDNDFFKTTPAQNSMDSFFGAIFKKLV from the coding sequence ATGGAGATGGTAGAAGGAATAAATTCTCTTTTAAAAAGAATTTATCACGAAAAAATTCTTGCTAGAAAAATAATAGATGATTTTATTAGAGAACAAAATTTAAGTTCTAAAGAAAGAAGAAAAGTAACAGATTTTTTATATGATTGTATAAGATTTATTGGATATGTGAAAAATAAAAATTTCAATGTTACATTTAATGAAATTTCAGAACTTAAAACCAAAGAGTTTACTTTAGATAAAAACACCTTGATAAATACTTTTGGATTTAATGAAGAAATTGCCGAAAAAATTATAAAAAGTATTGATTCCTTAGACCTATTCAAGCTTTTTTTAAATCGTGCACCATTAACCATAAGAGCAAATATGTTAAAAACAACTAGAGAAAAGCTCCTTTTGGAGTATTCTAAAAAATTTAAAAAATATGAATTAAAATTTACAGAGTTTTCACCTTACGGATTACAATTTGATAACCATATCAATGTGAGAGCCCTAGATAAATTTAAAAAAGGATACTTTGAAATACAAGATGAAGCCAGTCAGCTTGTAACATTTATAATACCTTTAAAACCTGGAAATAATATATTAGATATTTGCGCAGGAGCAGGAGGCAAATCACTATCTTTAGCAAGCCATTTTTACAACAGTGTATATATTGATGCTTATGATATTGATAAAAAAAGATTAGCTATTTTAAGACAAAGGGCAAGAGTATCTGAAGCAAAAATAAATATTGTTAAAAAACCAAAACCTTTTTACTACGACGTTGTACTAGTAGATGCACCCTGTTCTGGACTTGGAACTTGGCGTCGAGATGTGGATTTGAATATAAGAACAACTAACAGTTCCTTAAAAAAGAAAATTGAATTACAACAAAATATTTTTGATAACGCATTAAATGCAGCAAAAAAAGGGGGATATATAGTATACGTCACTTGCAGCTTCTTAAAAGATGAAAATGAAATGCAAGTAGATTATTTTTTAAACAAATATAAAAATAAAATTGAACTAATACCTGTATCTGAGTTTCTAGATCCTAATTATTATTCGCAATTAATTGACAATGATTTTTTCAAAACAACTCCAGCTCAAAATAGTATGGATTCATTTTTTGGAGCTATTTTCAAAAAACTAGTTTAA
- the lysS gene encoding lysine--tRNA ligase, whose protein sequence is MDNHRVEKLNDLKAMGVNPYVNSFKVPFKISVIKEKYINTSNNELLDKKYRVTVAGRAMAIREFGKAAFISIKDRSGVIQIYISKKDLSEEEYTVFKKTDIGDFIGVSGYLFKTKTGELTVFAENYKILTKALRDLPEKWHGLKDVEKRYRQRYVDLIVNDDVRELFITRSKIIQEMRKYFIENEFIEVETPMMQPIAGGATAKPFITHHNALDMTLYLRIAPELYLKRLVIGGLERVFEINKNFRNEGISTKHNPEFTMVEWYMAYADYYDQMAFTENMLSTIAQNVLGTTKITYGDYEIDLTPPWDKLTLEESIEKYTDIKKEDLKDFNKAKSIAENLGIKIEKNWGLGKIVLEIFEKTVEEKLIQPTFIIDYPKEVSPLAKSKFNNPEVTERFELFIAGMEVANGFNELNDPIDQKERFQKQVEAKEAGDEEAHMMDNDYIRALEYGLPPTAGQGLGIDRLVMIFTNKNSIREVILFPHMRPEEV, encoded by the coding sequence CTGTTATCAAAGAAAAATATATAAATACCTCAAACAACGAATTATTAGATAAAAAGTACAGAGTTACTGTTGCAGGTCGTGCTATGGCAATAAGAGAGTTTGGTAAAGCTGCCTTTATAAGTATAAAGGATAGAAGTGGAGTTATTCAGATATATATTTCAAAAAAAGATCTAAGCGAAGAAGAATATACTGTTTTCAAAAAAACAGATATTGGAGACTTTATTGGGGTTTCTGGATACCTTTTTAAAACTAAAACAGGAGAACTAACTGTCTTCGCTGAAAACTATAAAATCCTGACAAAGGCATTAAGAGATTTGCCTGAAAAATGGCACGGTTTAAAAGACGTAGAAAAAAGATATAGACAAAGATATGTGGATTTAATTGTAAATGATGATGTAAGGGAACTTTTCATAACCAGAAGCAAAATAATTCAGGAAATGAGAAAGTATTTTATAGAAAATGAATTTATAGAAGTAGAAACTCCTATGATGCAACCTATTGCAGGTGGAGCAACTGCAAAACCATTCATTACTCATCACAATGCTCTTGATATGACGCTTTATTTGAGAATTGCTCCAGAACTTTACTTAAAAAGATTAGTTATTGGAGGGCTTGAAAGAGTTTTTGAAATAAACAAAAATTTCAGAAATGAAGGTATTTCAACAAAACATAACCCAGAATTTACCATGGTAGAATGGTATATGGCATATGCAGATTATTATGACCAGATGGCATTTACTGAAAATATGTTATCTACCATTGCCCAAAATGTACTTGGTACTACTAAAATTACTTATGGTGATTACGAAATTGATTTAACACCACCATGGGATAAATTAACTTTAGAAGAGTCAATTGAGAAATACACAGATATTAAAAAAGAAGACTTAAAAGATTTTAACAAAGCAAAATCGATAGCTGAAAATCTTGGTATTAAAATTGAGAAAAACTGGGGACTTGGAAAAATAGTCCTTGAAATTTTTGAGAAGACTGTTGAAGAAAAATTGATTCAACCAACATTTATTATTGATTATCCAAAAGAGGTTTCACCACTTGCTAAATCAAAATTTAATAATCCTGAAGTTACTGAAAGGTTTGAGCTTTTTATAGCAGGAATGGAAGTTGCAAATGGTTTTAACGAACTCAATGACCCTATAGACCAAAAAGAGCGTTTTCAAAAACAAGTTGAAGCAAAAGAAGCTGGTGATGAAGAAGCTCACATGATGGACAATGATTATATTAGGGCTTTAGAATATGGACTACCACCCACTGCTGGACAGGGGCTTGGCATAGACAGATTAGTTATGATATTTACCAACAAAAATTCAATTAGAGAAGTAATCCTATTTCCACATATGAGGCCTGAAGAGGTATAA
- a CDS encoding GGDEF domain-containing protein — protein sequence MYLITEGLEKFLMESNVFKNLSLKFLENIHEAEKLNDEIIILRYNNWLSNIIKKLLKKENLLIILYDDTSESPEKNITHENTIIINMSFLENEHFHLFLSSLLKCLKSKLNHIQMLNEKIFDLAIASTNVLEEKERIEQLAIRDGLTGLYNHAYFQETLNKTFLEAKRYGKNFSLIIIDIDHFKKVNDTYGHLAGDLVLKEFANILVSNSRKSDIIARYGGEEFSVILTNTFFEGAKQYLEKLMFKISNHIFDFQNSVFKITFSAGFTQFKDSYESAKDMLDKADKALYISKNNGRNRYTYLE from the coding sequence ATGTATTTAATAACGGAAGGATTAGAAAAATTTTTAATGGAAAGTAATGTATTTAAAAACTTATCATTAAAATTCTTAGAAAATATTCATGAAGCAGAAAAACTAAACGATGAAATAATTATTTTAAGGTATAACAATTGGTTATCAAACATAATAAAGAAACTTTTAAAAAAAGAAAACTTATTAATTATTTTGTATGATGATACTAGTGAATCACCTGAAAAAAATATTACTCATGAAAACACAATTATTATTAATATGAGTTTTTTGGAAAATGAACATTTTCATTTATTTTTATCTTCACTTTTAAAATGTTTAAAGTCTAAGCTTAATCATATACAAATGTTAAATGAAAAAATTTTTGATCTTGCCATAGCTTCTACAAACGTATTAGAAGAAAAAGAACGAATAGAACAGCTTGCAATCAGAGATGGACTTACAGGACTATACAACCATGCTTATTTTCAAGAAACACTAAACAAAACATTCTTAGAAGCTAAAAGATATGGTAAAAACTTTTCTTTAATAATAATCGATATAGATCATTTCAAAAAAGTAAATGATACATATGGACATTTAGCAGGTGATTTAGTTCTAAAAGAATTTGCAAATATTTTGGTTTCTAACTCAAGAAAATCTGATATTATTGCTCGATATGGTGGGGAGGAGTTTTCCGTTATTTTGACAAACACTTTTTTTGAAGGAGCAAAACAATATCTTGAAAAATTAATGTTCAAAATTTCAAATCATATTTTTGATTTTCAAAATTCTGTATTTAAAATTACATTTAGTGCTGGCTTTACACAATTTAAAGATAGCTATGAATCTGCTAAAGATATGCTAGACAAAGCTGATAAAGCACTTTATATAAGTAAAAATAACGGTAGAAACAGATACACTTATCTAGAATAA